Proteins encoded in a region of the Phaenicophaeus curvirostris isolate KB17595 chromosome 1, BPBGC_Pcur_1.0, whole genome shotgun sequence genome:
- the PRMT8 gene encoding protein arginine N-methyltransferase 8 isoform X3, protein MAKLINPEEMTSRDYYFDSYAHFGIHEEMLKDEVRTLTYRNSMYHNKHVFKDKIVLDVGSGTGILSMFAAKAGAKKVYGIECSSISDYSEKIIKANHLDSIITIFKGKVEEVELPVDKVDIIISEWMGYCLFYESMLNTVIFARDKWLKPGGLMFPDRAALYVVAIEDRQYKDFKIHWWENVYGFDMTCIRDVAMKEPLVDIVDPKQVVTNACLIKEVDIYTVKTEELAFTSAFCLQIQRNDYIHALVTYFNIEFTKCHKKMGFSTAPDAPYTHWKQTVFYLEDYLTVRRGEEIYGTISMKPNAKNVRDLDFTVDLDFKGQLCEMSVSNDYKMR, encoded by the exons ATGGCAAAGCTCATCAATCCAGAAGAGATGACATCCAGGGATTATTACTTTGATTCCTATGCTCACTTTGGAATTCATGAg gAAATGTTAAAGGATGAAGTTCGGACATTAACCTATAGAAACTCAATGTATCACAATAAACATGTTTTTAAGGATAAGATTGTCCTTGATGTTGGAAGTGGCACAGGAATCCTGTCTATGTTTGCTGCAAAGGCAGGAGCCAAGAAGGTATATGGG attGAATGCTCAAGTATATCTGACTACTCAGAAAAAATTATCAAGGCCAACCACTTGGACAGCA TAATCACAATATTTAAAGGTAAAGTGGAAGAAGTTGAATTACCTGTGGATAAAGTAGACATCATCATCAGCGAGTGGATGGGTTACTGTCTGTTCTATGAGTCAATGTTAAACACAGTCATCTTCGCACGAGACAAGTGGCTG AAACCTGGAGGGCTAATGTTTCCAGACCGAGCTGCTTTGTACGTGGTAGCAATTGAAGACAGACAGTACAAGGACTTCAAAATTCACT GGTGGGAGAATGTGTACGGCTTTGACATGACCTGTATTAGGGATGTTGCCATGAAGGAGCCTTTGGTGGACATAGTAGACCCAAAGCAAGTGGTGACCAATGCCTGTTTAATAAAG GAAGTAGATATATATACAGTGAAGACTGAAGAATTGGCATTTACTTCTGCATTCTGCCTCCAAATTCAGCGTAATGATTACATTCATGCCTTGGTCACCTATTTTAATATTGAATTTACAAAGTGCCACaagaaaatgggattttctACAG cACCTGATGCTCCCTATACTCACTGGAAGCAAACTGTCTTCTACTTAGAGGACTATTTAACTGTGAGACGAGGAGAAGAAATCTATGGGACTATATCGATGAAACCAAATGCAAAAAATGTG CGTGACCTGGATTTCACAGTAGACTTGGATTTTAAAGGACAGCTATGTGAAATGTCTGTATCTAACGACTACAAAATGCGCTAG
- the PRMT8 gene encoding protein arginine N-methyltransferase 8 isoform X1 codes for MGMKHSSRCLLLRRKMAENAADCTEVCPIPSQPPQPTVVPKPVQSVIHVPLQPSCPGRGKMAKLINPEEMTSRDYYFDSYAHFGIHEEMLKDEVRTLTYRNSMYHNKHVFKDKIVLDVGSGTGILSMFAAKAGAKKVYGIECSSISDYSEKIIKANHLDSIITIFKGKVEEVELPVDKVDIIISEWMGYCLFYESMLNTVIFARDKWLKPGGLMFPDRAALYVVAIEDRQYKDFKIHWWENVYGFDMTCIRDVAMKEPLVDIVDPKQVVTNACLIKEVDIYTVKTEELAFTSAFCLQIQRNDYIHALVTYFNIEFTKCHKKMGFSTAPDAPYTHWKQTVFYLEDYLTVRRGEEIYGTISMKPNAKNVRDLDFTVDLDFKGQLCEMSVSNDYKMR; via the exons GtttgtcccatcccatcccagcctCCTCAGCCTACTGTTGTTCCAAAGCCAGTTCAATCTGTCATACATGTCCCATTGCAACCAAGCTGCCCGGGCCGAGGCAAGATGGCAAAGCTCATCAATCCAGAAGAGATGACATCCAGGGATTATTACTTTGATTCCTATGCTCACTTTGGAATTCATGAg gAAATGTTAAAGGATGAAGTTCGGACATTAACCTATAGAAACTCAATGTATCACAATAAACATGTTTTTAAGGATAAGATTGTCCTTGATGTTGGAAGTGGCACAGGAATCCTGTCTATGTTTGCTGCAAAGGCAGGAGCCAAGAAGGTATATGGG attGAATGCTCAAGTATATCTGACTACTCAGAAAAAATTATCAAGGCCAACCACTTGGACAGCA TAATCACAATATTTAAAGGTAAAGTGGAAGAAGTTGAATTACCTGTGGATAAAGTAGACATCATCATCAGCGAGTGGATGGGTTACTGTCTGTTCTATGAGTCAATGTTAAACACAGTCATCTTCGCACGAGACAAGTGGCTG AAACCTGGAGGGCTAATGTTTCCAGACCGAGCTGCTTTGTACGTGGTAGCAATTGAAGACAGACAGTACAAGGACTTCAAAATTCACT GGTGGGAGAATGTGTACGGCTTTGACATGACCTGTATTAGGGATGTTGCCATGAAGGAGCCTTTGGTGGACATAGTAGACCCAAAGCAAGTGGTGACCAATGCCTGTTTAATAAAG GAAGTAGATATATATACAGTGAAGACTGAAGAATTGGCATTTACTTCTGCATTCTGCCTCCAAATTCAGCGTAATGATTACATTCATGCCTTGGTCACCTATTTTAATATTGAATTTACAAAGTGCCACaagaaaatgggattttctACAG cACCTGATGCTCCCTATACTCACTGGAAGCAAACTGTCTTCTACTTAGAGGACTATTTAACTGTGAGACGAGGAGAAGAAATCTATGGGACTATATCGATGAAACCAAATGCAAAAAATGTG CGTGACCTGGATTTCACAGTAGACTTGGATTTTAAAGGACAGCTATGTGAAATGTCTGTATCTAACGACTACAAAATGCGCTAG
- the PRMT8 gene encoding protein arginine N-methyltransferase 8 isoform X2: MGMKHSSRCLLLRRKMAENAADCTEVCPIPSQPPQPTVVPKPVQSVIHVPLQPSCPGRGKMAKLINPEEMTSRDYYFDSYAHFGIHEIECSSISDYSEKIIKANHLDSIITIFKGKVEEVELPVDKVDIIISEWMGYCLFYESMLNTVIFARDKWLKPGGLMFPDRAALYVVAIEDRQYKDFKIHWWENVYGFDMTCIRDVAMKEPLVDIVDPKQVVTNACLIKEVDIYTVKTEELAFTSAFCLQIQRNDYIHALVTYFNIEFTKCHKKMGFSTAPDAPYTHWKQTVFYLEDYLTVRRGEEIYGTISMKPNAKNVRDLDFTVDLDFKGQLCEMSVSNDYKMR, encoded by the exons GtttgtcccatcccatcccagcctCCTCAGCCTACTGTTGTTCCAAAGCCAGTTCAATCTGTCATACATGTCCCATTGCAACCAAGCTGCCCGGGCCGAGGCAAGATGGCAAAGCTCATCAATCCAGAAGAGATGACATCCAGGGATTATTACTTTGATTCCTATGCTCACTTTGGAATTCATGAg attGAATGCTCAAGTATATCTGACTACTCAGAAAAAATTATCAAGGCCAACCACTTGGACAGCA TAATCACAATATTTAAAGGTAAAGTGGAAGAAGTTGAATTACCTGTGGATAAAGTAGACATCATCATCAGCGAGTGGATGGGTTACTGTCTGTTCTATGAGTCAATGTTAAACACAGTCATCTTCGCACGAGACAAGTGGCTG AAACCTGGAGGGCTAATGTTTCCAGACCGAGCTGCTTTGTACGTGGTAGCAATTGAAGACAGACAGTACAAGGACTTCAAAATTCACT GGTGGGAGAATGTGTACGGCTTTGACATGACCTGTATTAGGGATGTTGCCATGAAGGAGCCTTTGGTGGACATAGTAGACCCAAAGCAAGTGGTGACCAATGCCTGTTTAATAAAG GAAGTAGATATATATACAGTGAAGACTGAAGAATTGGCATTTACTTCTGCATTCTGCCTCCAAATTCAGCGTAATGATTACATTCATGCCTTGGTCACCTATTTTAATATTGAATTTACAAAGTGCCACaagaaaatgggattttctACAG cACCTGATGCTCCCTATACTCACTGGAAGCAAACTGTCTTCTACTTAGAGGACTATTTAACTGTGAGACGAGGAGAAGAAATCTATGGGACTATATCGATGAAACCAAATGCAAAAAATGTG CGTGACCTGGATTTCACAGTAGACTTGGATTTTAAAGGACAGCTATGTGAAATGTCTGTATCTAACGACTACAAAATGCGCTAG